One Coccinella septempunctata chromosome 1, icCocSept1.1, whole genome shotgun sequence DNA window includes the following coding sequences:
- the LOC123322887 gene encoding THAP domain-containing protein 1-like, with protein sequence MSTVMCTYVGCSKKISTEKSITYFRFPVKDEERCRKWIQHSGNTELLDMDEKQLIYRKICEGHFEQNAFTNHLRQRLVKTAVAIH encoded by the exons ATGTCTACAGTAATGTGCACATATGTTGGATGTTCTAAGAAAATATCCACCGAGAAATCCATCACATATTTCAGATTTCCAGTGAAAGATGAAGAACGTTGTCGAAAGTGGATTCAGCATTCTGGAAATACCGAGCTTTTAG atatggatgaaaaacaattgatataCAGAAAAATTTGCGAAGGGCATTTCGAACAGAATGCCTTCACTAACCATCTACGTCAAAGATTGGTGAAGACAGCTGTCGCTATACACTGA